Proteins encoded by one window of Archaeoglobus veneficus SNP6:
- a CDS encoding 30S ribosomal protein S4 yields MGDPKKHRKKYVTPTRPWDKVRLEKEAQIVIKYGLRNKRELWRFQNILRKYRRVARDLLAKVDMPGREGEYAKAKAQMVIKKLIRMGVLSEGATLDDILNLSVEDFLERRLQTMVYRQGLANTIKQARQLIVHGHIAVDGRRVTAPGYIVEKDEESRITYYRNSPFAKRELVAKAEAEA; encoded by the coding sequence ATGGGCGACCCGAAGAAGCACAGGAAAAAGTACGTAACTCCCACACGCCCGTGGGACAAAGTAAGGCTTGAGAAAGAGGCTCAAATAGTAATTAAGTATGGATTGAGGAACAAGAGGGAGCTCTGGAGGTTCCAGAACATTTTGAGGAAGTACAGGAGAGTAGCGAGAGACCTCCTCGCCAAGGTAGACATGCCGGGCAGGGAGGGTGAGTACGCTAAGGCCAAGGCTCAGATGGTCATAAAGAAGCTCATCAGGATGGGTGTGCTCAGTGAAGGTGCAACACTCGACGACATCCTCAACCTGAGCGTCGAGGATTTCCTCGAAAGAAGGCTACAGACCATGGTTTACAGACAGGGACTTGCAAACACAATAAAGCAGGCGAGACAGCTCATAGTGCATGGCCATATAGCTGTTGACGGAAGGCGCGTAACCGCTCCGGGCTACATAGTGGAAAAGGACGAGGAGAGCAGAATAACCTACTACCGCAATTCACCCTTCGCCAAGCGTGAGCTTGTGGCCAAGGCTGAAGCTGAGGCTTAA
- a CDS encoding 30S ribosomal protein S11 — MAEKKKGKGRWGIAHIFSSYNNTIITITDITGSETIARISGGMIVKADRDEGNPYTAMQAALRVAEMAKEKGIEGVHIKVRAPGGNKHTTPGPGAQAAIRALARAGLKIGRIEDVTPIPHDGTRPPGGKRGRRV, encoded by the coding sequence ATGGCTGAAAAGAAGAAGGGCAAGGGTAGATGGGGCATAGCCCATATATTTTCGTCATATAATAACACGATAATCACGATAACCGATATTACCGGCAGCGAGACCATTGCGAGGATAAGCGGTGGAATGATCGTTAAAGCAGACAGGGACGAGGGCAACCCCTATACCGCCATGCAGGCAGCTCTGAGGGTTGCCGAGATGGCAAAGGAGAAGGGAATTGAAGGAGTTCACATAAAGGTGAGGGCTCCGGGTGGAAACAAGCACACAACTCCTGGCCCGGGTGCTCAGGCTGCCATCAGGGCTCTCGCAAGAGCTGGCCTGAAAATTGGAAGGATTGAGGACGTTACGCCAATTCCGCACGACGGCACACGCCCGCCAGGCGGGAAGAGGGGTAGAAGGGTCTAA
- a CDS encoding DNA-directed RNA polymerase subunit D, whose protein sequence is MRLEFVEDSEFRAVFILRDAPIAFANSFRRAMKSLVPTMAVDYVDVYLNTSYLYDEILAHRIGLIPLKTNLEKFNMPDECSCGGEGCPNCQVSLRLNVEGPKLVYSGDFVSDDPETVPVYDNIPVVELYKGQQLMIEAVARLGTGKEHSKYQPVSICAYKVIPRIEISGECNGCGDCVNACSRNVLEAKDGKIEVKNILSCSMCMECVNVCTEEAIKVEDTNDFLFTVEGVGSLPVRTVMRKALEILKKKAEEMNSILALG, encoded by the coding sequence ATGAGGCTCGAGTTTGTGGAAGATAGTGAATTTAGAGCTGTGTTTATCCTCCGTGATGCTCCCATAGCCTTTGCCAATTCTTTCAGGCGGGCGATGAAGAGCCTCGTGCCTACAATGGCAGTTGATTACGTGGATGTCTACCTCAACACGTCCTATCTCTACGACGAAATACTTGCTCACAGGATAGGTCTGATTCCCCTGAAGACGAACCTTGAAAAGTTTAACATGCCAGACGAGTGTTCCTGCGGCGGAGAGGGCTGCCCGAACTGTCAGGTATCTCTCAGGTTGAATGTGGAGGGGCCAAAACTCGTTTACTCTGGGGATTTTGTTTCTGACGATCCTGAAACTGTCCCCGTCTACGACAACATTCCTGTGGTGGAGCTATACAAGGGCCAGCAGCTCATGATTGAAGCGGTGGCAAGGCTCGGAACGGGCAAGGAGCACTCGAAGTACCAGCCCGTTTCGATATGTGCCTACAAGGTAATTCCACGCATTGAGATATCCGGCGAGTGCAACGGATGCGGGGATTGTGTTAATGCATGCTCCAGAAACGTTCTCGAGGCAAAGGACGGAAAAATAGAGGTTAAGAACATCCTGTCCTGCTCTATGTGCATGGAATGCGTGAATGTCTGTACCGAGGAAGCGATAAAGGTGGAGGACACCAACGACTTCCTGTTCACAGTTGAAGGTGTCGGTTCTCTGCCTGTCAGAACCGTCATGCGAAAGGCCCTCGAAATTCTCAAGAAGAAGGCGGAGGAAATGAACAGCATCCTCGCTCTCGGCTGA
- a CDS encoding Nre family DNA repair protein, protein MSLCARCKGRLLCGRAKCPLLVKFRYVGRLSEGELEGATPPSVFVGRFGYPKVYAGPLISTTQNPEYLDSPWLWSGSVEDIIRLRMSLTRGIKPLDVDAAANPDRYTIELQEAVASTRHVDVEAEITKIVKRPVFDDVAQPIGIAAKIGRFRLAENPKIPQKVEKLYYDDAKAVDAVKSLFDSGFSTYYIQKVFSVGMLGEKSNRKLVPTRWSITAVHDILGEEIKKEIADFDSIGECMLFSYEHFGNHFEVILSPGNYSFQLVEIWLRKSFWSPDSTWIGYDSEGIGRKSEYSELSGGYYAARLPALEYLRRARRQARITVIREITPDYYAPLGVWVVEEGVRRALRQRPEVFDTFGKALEKASSRIKTDKNLWISKLKVFQSSLSSFFS, encoded by the coding sequence GTGTCTCTGTGTGCAAGATGCAAGGGTAGGCTGCTGTGCGGAAGGGCGAAGTGTCCCCTGCTCGTTAAGTTCAGGTATGTTGGCAGGCTGAGTGAGGGCGAATTAGAGGGTGCTACGCCTCCATCCGTGTTCGTCGGCAGGTTCGGCTATCCAAAGGTCTATGCCGGCCCCCTGATTTCCACCACGCAGAATCCCGAATATCTCGATTCTCCCTGGCTCTGGAGCGGAAGCGTTGAGGACATCATAAGGCTCAGAATGTCCCTAACGAGGGGGATAAAGCCCCTCGACGTTGACGCTGCAGCAAACCCAGACAGGTATACCATAGAACTGCAGGAGGCCGTTGCATCAACGAGGCACGTTGATGTGGAGGCAGAAATCACGAAAATCGTGAAAAGGCCGGTATTCGACGACGTAGCCCAGCCAATCGGCATTGCGGCAAAGATAGGACGCTTCCGCCTTGCGGAAAATCCAAAGATACCTCAGAAGGTGGAAAAGCTGTACTACGACGACGCAAAGGCTGTTGATGCGGTGAAATCTCTTTTCGACTCCGGCTTCAGCACGTACTATATCCAGAAGGTCTTTTCCGTTGGAATGCTGGGAGAGAAAAGCAACAGAAAGCTCGTGCCGACGAGGTGGAGCATTACCGCTGTTCACGACATCCTTGGCGAGGAGATAAAGAAGGAGATTGCAGATTTTGATTCCATCGGCGAATGCATGCTCTTCAGCTACGAACACTTCGGAAATCACTTTGAAGTCATTTTATCTCCCGGAAACTACTCGTTCCAGCTCGTGGAGATATGGCTGAGGAAGAGCTTCTGGAGCCCGGACTCAACGTGGATTGGCTACGATTCTGAAGGTATAGGCAGGAAAAGCGAGTACTCGGAACTTTCTGGCGGTTACTATGCAGCCCGCCTGCCAGCCCTCGAATATCTTAGGAGGGCGAGAAGGCAGGCGAGGATTACAGTTATACGGGAAATAACACCCGACTACTACGCCCCTCTGGGAGTATGGGTCGTAGAGGAGGGAGTAAGGAGAGCGCTGAGGCAAAGGCCAGAGGTGTTCGACACCTTTGGTAAAGCTCTTGAAAAAGCAAGTTCAAGAATAAAAACAGATAAAAACTTATGGATTTCAAAGCTGAAAGTTTTTCAGAGCTCGCTCTCTTCTTTCTTCTCTTAG
- a CDS encoding damage-control phosphatase: MKISPRCPACLLNRVYLESSMATSDEDKIHRAVEESLKILAKRYPDRDINAVIATEMHRKVYEILGVEDPYKKLKDKANEVALRFLPAIRDFVEKQDDRFRSAAIAAIIGNTFDYGVMGHEVAEDDFMDYFMKQYSKGLAIDDTADIMELCSGKVVYLTDNAGEIVVDTILMKEIRQLCERLTVVVRGKPILSDATLSDAKLAGVDRIADEVLTNGEGAIGIIEEELPAETLERLESADVIIAKGMANYECLSESRFKPIAFMLTAKCEPVARDIGVEVEDMVAMVRW, encoded by the coding sequence ATGAAAATATCCCCGCGATGTCCGGCGTGTCTGCTCAACAGAGTTTATCTTGAGTCCAGCATGGCCACAAGTGACGAGGATAAAATCCACAGAGCCGTAGAAGAATCACTGAAAATACTTGCGAAACGCTATCCTGACAGGGACATAAACGCCGTAATTGCCACCGAAATGCACAGGAAGGTTTACGAGATTCTCGGCGTTGAAGATCCCTATAAAAAGCTCAAGGATAAGGCGAACGAGGTAGCTCTCCGTTTTCTTCCGGCGATAAGGGATTTCGTCGAGAAACAGGACGACAGGTTCAGGTCTGCTGCCATAGCGGCAATCATCGGCAACACCTTCGACTATGGAGTTATGGGTCATGAGGTTGCTGAGGATGACTTTATGGACTACTTCATGAAGCAGTACTCCAAAGGCTTGGCAATAGACGACACGGCAGACATCATGGAGCTGTGCTCTGGAAAGGTCGTTTACCTGACGGACAACGCGGGGGAGATAGTTGTGGACACAATTCTCATGAAGGAGATCAGGCAGTTATGCGAGAGGCTGACAGTAGTTGTGAGAGGTAAGCCAATCCTGAGTGACGCAACACTGAGCGATGCGAAGCTTGCGGGGGTTGACAGAATCGCCGACGAGGTACTTACGAACGGAGAAGGGGCTATAGGCATAATTGAAGAGGAATTGCCCGCTGAGACTCTCGAAAGACTCGAGAGCGCTGATGTGATCATCGCTAAGGGGATGGCCAACTACGAGTGCCTTTCAGAGAGCCGTTTTAAGCCGATAGCATTCATGCTGACTGCAAAGTGTGAGCCGGTTGCGAGGGATATTGGTGTCGAGGTTGAAGACATGGTTGCGATGGTGAGGTGGTAG
- a CDS encoding cysteine-rich small domain-containing protein: MLGELRERTLVELFGALEGKYGPNYECKYYPCHFSGQDCSLCYCPFYPCLLYDLGGELKITSSGYVWSCQNCNWIHKTENVEDVLAVLSGYSRQQLIEEDWYFFNRILQELYYGTELGVWEGNAYNLMPAVFKDKECEEVEKTEFLRVVLKDFEIESVHRCNTLEGEGVLIPMRDNGRFHGFYNGRYVICKI; encoded by the coding sequence ATGCTGGGAGAACTGAGGGAAAGAACTCTCGTAGAGCTTTTTGGGGCTCTTGAAGGCAAGTACGGGCCGAACTACGAGTGCAAGTACTACCCCTGCCACTTCAGCGGCCAGGACTGCTCCCTCTGTTACTGTCCCTTTTACCCCTGTCTACTCTACGACCTTGGCGGCGAGTTAAAGATTACCTCAAGCGGCTACGTCTGGAGCTGCCAGAACTGCAACTGGATTCACAAAACTGAGAACGTGGAAGATGTTCTTGCGGTTTTAAGCGGTTATTCAAGGCAGCAGCTCATAGAGGAGGACTGGTACTTCTTCAACCGCATACTGCAGGAGCTATACTATGGCACAGAGCTTGGTGTCTGGGAGGGTAACGCCTATAACCTTATGCCTGCGGTCTTCAAGGACAAGGAATGTGAGGAAGTGGAAAAAACAGAGTTTCTGAGAGTAGTTCTGAAAGATTTTGAAATAGAGAGTGTACATCGCTGTAACACGCTGGAAGGCGAAGGTGTGCTTATCCCGATGAGAGATAACGGCAGATTTCACGGATTTTACAATGGGCGATATGTGATTTGCAAAATTTAA
- the speD gene encoding adenosylmethionine decarboxylase yields the protein MIVGKHIIAELYGVPRELISYEKTVREIVEEVVEKAGLTKVGSVYKQFEPYGVTGVVLIAESHVSIHTWPEYELVNLDVFTCGDAKKAEKAFELFLEKFKPRSYRHYVLDRG from the coding sequence ATGATAGTCGGGAAGCACATAATTGCGGAGTTGTATGGAGTTCCAAGGGAGCTAATTTCATATGAGAAAACAGTGAGGGAGATAGTAGAGGAAGTAGTAGAGAAAGCCGGACTGACGAAAGTAGGAAGCGTTTATAAACAGTTTGAACCCTACGGTGTTACGGGTGTTGTTTTGATAGCGGAATCTCATGTAAGCATACATACGTGGCCAGAGTATGAGCTTGTGAACCTAGATGTCTTCACGTGCGGGGATGCGAAGAAGGCAGAGAAGGCCTTTGAGTTGTTCTTGGAGAAGTTTAAGCCGAGGTCGTACAGACACTACGTTCTCGACAGGGGTTAG
- a CDS encoding bis-aminopropyl spermidine synthase family protein has protein sequence MMERIRRQIIQALDGEISVYRLIDSQDSSLPEFFKLLQDMEKEGLISVRDGRVSLTSEGRKLREEIARDADIVCSCCGGTGYVIDGFFKDVLRQYQEIAKERPEAIEVYDQGFISTDGVMRRAEFIYERGDLATNIFVVGDDDLFSIAASLTGIPKKITVVEIDERLVDFINKKADEFGLRVEAMVYDVQQSFPEELRKKYDVFVTDPVETIPGLKLFLSRGVSTLKGPGCAGYFGITTLEASRKKWYEIQKMIYDMGFIITDLRRKFSVYPSEDKNFFRFQEKLPIVSKLGAPVDWNWYRSTLYRIEAVREPKPLVEGEMIIDEKVYKDDESWATPY, from the coding sequence ATGATGGAGCGAATTCGCAGGCAGATCATACAGGCTCTCGACGGGGAGATTTCAGTTTACAGGCTGATAGATTCACAGGATTCGAGCCTTCCAGAGTTCTTCAAGCTGCTGCAGGACATGGAAAAAGAGGGGCTGATATCAGTTAGGGATGGCAGGGTTTCACTGACCAGCGAAGGCAGAAAGCTCAGAGAGGAAATTGCCAGGGATGCTGACATCGTTTGCAGTTGCTGCGGAGGCACGGGCTACGTAATTGATGGCTTTTTCAAGGATGTGCTCAGGCAGTATCAGGAGATCGCAAAGGAGAGGCCCGAAGCGATTGAGGTGTACGATCAGGGCTTTATCAGCACGGACGGCGTTATGCGAAGGGCCGAGTTCATCTACGAGCGTGGCGATCTTGCGACAAACATATTCGTCGTAGGCGACGACGACCTCTTCAGCATCGCTGCATCGCTTACAGGTATACCCAAGAAGATCACAGTGGTTGAGATAGATGAAAGACTCGTTGACTTCATAAACAAGAAGGCGGACGAGTTCGGGCTGAGAGTTGAGGCGATGGTTTACGATGTCCAGCAAAGTTTCCCCGAAGAGCTACGGAAGAAGTACGACGTGTTTGTAACAGACCCGGTTGAAACCATCCCGGGACTCAAGCTCTTCCTGTCAAGAGGTGTGTCTACGCTTAAGGGGCCAGGATGCGCCGGATATTTCGGTATCACAACACTCGAGGCTTCCCGAAAGAAGTGGTACGAAATCCAGAAGATGATTTACGACATGGGGTTCATTATAACTGACTTGAGGAGAAAGTTCAGCGTTTATCCGTCCGAGGATAAGAACTTCTTCAGGTTCCAGGAGAAGCTGCCGATAGTAAGCAAGCTCGGCGCTCCGGTTGACTGGAACTGGTACAGGTCAACCCTTTATAGAATTGAAGCTGTTAGGGAGCCGAAGCCACTCGTCGAGGGTGAGATGATTATTGATGAAAAGGTTTACAAGGACGACGAGAGCTGGGCTACTCCATACTGA